In Alkalihalobacterium alkalinitrilicum, a genomic segment contains:
- the rpoZ gene encoding DNA-directed RNA polymerase subunit omega: protein MLYPSIDSLLDKLDSKYTLVTVSSKRAREIKEDKKRGPLVVKPVSHKPVGVALEEIVSDQLQYERLEK, encoded by the coding sequence TTGCTATATCCATCAATTGACTCATTATTAGATAAGTTAGATTCAAAATATACGCTCGTCACTGTATCTTCAAAACGAGCTCGTGAAATTAAAGAGGATAAAAAACGTGGACCATTAGTGGTTAAGCCAGTTTCTCATAAGCCAGTAGGGGTTGCTTTAGAGGAAATCGTATCAGACCAACTTCAATATGAGCGCCTTGAAAAATAA
- the remA gene encoding extracellular matrix/biofilm regulator RemA produces the protein MNIKLINIGFGNIVSANRIISIVSPESAPIKRIIQEARERNMLIDATYGRRTRAVIIADSDHVILSAVQPETVAQRLTNKDESEDA, from the coding sequence ATGAATATTAAGTTAATTAATATCGGCTTTGGTAACATCGTATCTGCAAACCGGATTATTTCAATTGTAAGTCCAGAGTCAGCTCCGATTAAGCGAATTATACAAGAAGCAAGAGAACGAAACATGTTGATTGACGCAACGTATGGAAGACGTACTCGAGCGGTAATTATTGCGGATAGTGATCATGTTATTTTAAGTGCAGTTCAACCTGAAACGGTTGCTCAGCGTCTAACGAACAAGGATGAATCAGAAGACGCTTAA
- the rsmB gene encoding 16S rRNA (cytosine(967)-C(5))-methyltransferase RsmB encodes MKMKTVREVALDVLLQIEKNQAYSNLLLNQTVQKSNLDPRDVGLLTEIVYGTVQRRDTLDFYLEPFIKKGKKKLEDWVLVLLRLSLYQMVYLDRVPDRAIVHEAVTIAKRRGHQGISGMVNGVLRNIRRQELRSFDEIKDETSRLAISTSHPLWLVKRLIKQYGTEVAEQICLTNLQPPQVTVRVNQTKVTVDEAMELLQGEGVDVERGHLSDDALIIKKGNVTHTNAFQNGIFTIQDESSMLVARALGLKEGMNVLDCCAAPGGKSTHLAERMNDNGRVVALDLHEHKVKLIDQLSNRLDLKSVQGMAMDARLASSHFENESFDAILVDAPCSGLGVIRRKPDIKWTKNAKDIEAIQKIQKEILTAVVPLLKQGGRLVYSTCTIDNSENEEMIQWFLDHFNEFTMDPSLNDRLPDHVSINVEMNEGSLTILPHHFQTDGFFITSMIKR; translated from the coding sequence ATGAAAATGAAAACCGTACGTGAAGTAGCTCTAGATGTGTTACTTCAAATTGAAAAAAATCAAGCGTATAGTAATTTACTCTTAAATCAAACGGTACAAAAATCAAATTTGGACCCGAGAGATGTCGGCTTGTTAACAGAAATCGTGTATGGTACCGTTCAGCGTAGGGATACCCTTGACTTTTACTTAGAACCTTTCATAAAAAAAGGGAAAAAGAAGTTAGAGGATTGGGTGCTCGTTTTATTACGACTCTCCCTATATCAAATGGTATACCTTGACCGTGTACCCGACCGTGCGATTGTCCATGAAGCCGTGACAATTGCAAAGCGAAGAGGTCATCAGGGGATTTCTGGAATGGTCAACGGTGTGTTGCGAAATATCAGAAGGCAAGAGTTGCGGTCGTTTGATGAGATTAAAGATGAAACGAGTCGTCTTGCCATTTCAACAAGCCACCCGTTATGGTTAGTAAAACGCCTGATTAAACAGTATGGAACAGAAGTGGCCGAACAAATCTGTTTGACCAATTTGCAACCCCCTCAAGTAACGGTTCGTGTCAATCAAACGAAAGTTACTGTGGATGAAGCAATGGAGCTTCTTCAAGGAGAAGGCGTTGATGTGGAGCGTGGCCATCTTTCTGACGATGCCCTTATTATAAAGAAAGGAAACGTCACACATACGAATGCTTTTCAAAACGGGATCTTTACCATTCAAGATGAAAGTTCGATGCTAGTAGCTAGAGCCCTTGGTCTAAAAGAAGGTATGAACGTATTAGATTGTTGTGCGGCACCAGGAGGGAAATCAACACACCTTGCTGAGCGAATGAATGATAATGGACGAGTAGTTGCTCTTGATTTACATGAACATAAAGTGAAATTAATTGATCAACTAAGCAATCGTCTTGATTTAAAATCTGTCCAAGGAATGGCAATGGATGCACGTCTGGCAAGTTCTCATTTTGAGAATGAGAGCTTTGACGCGATCTTAGTCGATGCTCCTTGTTCAGGTTTAGGAGTCATTCGGAGAAAGCCTGATATAAAATGGACAAAAAATGCTAAAGATATTGAGGCTATACAAAAAATTCAAAAAGAAATATTAACAGCCGTTGTTCCGCTATTAAAACAAGGTGGGCGGCTTGTTTATAGCACATGTACGATCGACAATTCCGAAAATGAAGAAATGATACAATGGTTTTTAGATCATTTTAACGAATTTACGATGGATCCATCACTTAACGATCGTTTACCAGATCATGTATCAATTAATGTGGAAATGAATGAGGGTAGTTTAACCATTTTGCCACACCATTTTCAAACAGACGGATTTTTTATAACCTCAATGATCAAACGGTAA
- the coaBC gene encoding bifunctional phosphopantothenoylcysteine decarboxylase/phosphopantothenate--cysteine ligase CoaBC — translation MLNGKKILLCVTGGVAVFKAAALTSKLSQAGATVKVMMTEAAEKFVTPLTFQTLSRQPVYNDTFDEKDPSGVAHIDLADWPDVVLIAPATANMIGKLANGIADDMISTTLLATTVPVFIAPAMNVHMYAHPAVEKNLQTLSQYGFHFIEPEEGFLACGYVGKGRLAEPEQIIQQLNQFFQNRSHQPLKGQQFLVTAGPTQEKIDPVRYITNHSSGKMGYQVAEVAANLGASVTLISGPTQLNTPRGVKRINVLSAQEMYTSVMEHFATANVVVKTAAVADYRPKVAHNQKMKKKPGDAVIELERTTDILATLGELKTHQTLVGFAAETEQIEEYAKGKLERKNLDMIVANNVTEAGAGFKGDTNRVSIFKKNGEAVELPMMTKREVAEKILDEVIQYQKGSLNK, via the coding sequence ATGTTAAACGGAAAAAAAATTTTACTTTGTGTGACAGGTGGTGTAGCTGTATTTAAAGCAGCTGCGTTAACGAGTAAACTTTCACAAGCGGGTGCAACGGTTAAAGTCATGATGACAGAAGCAGCTGAGAAGTTCGTTACCCCGTTAACGTTTCAAACCCTTTCTAGGCAACCCGTCTATAATGATACCTTCGATGAGAAAGACCCTAGTGGAGTGGCTCATATTGATTTAGCCGATTGGCCCGATGTTGTGCTAATTGCACCAGCTACTGCTAATATGATTGGAAAACTTGCAAATGGGATAGCAGACGATATGATTTCGACAACATTACTTGCGACAACCGTACCAGTGTTCATTGCACCTGCAATGAACGTACATATGTATGCACATCCTGCTGTAGAAAAGAACTTACAAACATTAAGTCAATACGGATTTCATTTTATCGAACCTGAAGAAGGATTTTTAGCGTGTGGTTATGTTGGAAAAGGTCGTTTAGCTGAACCTGAGCAAATTATTCAACAATTAAACCAATTTTTTCAAAACCGATCACATCAACCATTGAAAGGGCAACAATTTCTTGTAACTGCAGGACCTACTCAAGAAAAGATTGATCCAGTACGTTATATTACTAACCATTCTTCAGGGAAAATGGGGTACCAAGTGGCTGAAGTAGCAGCTAATTTAGGTGCATCAGTGACACTTATCTCAGGACCAACTCAACTTAATACTCCTAGAGGTGTAAAGCGGATTAATGTTTTATCAGCACAGGAAATGTATACTTCGGTTATGGAACACTTTGCTACTGCGAATGTAGTCGTTAAGACGGCTGCTGTCGCAGATTACCGTCCCAAAGTGGCTCACAATCAGAAGATGAAGAAAAAACCTGGTGATGCTGTCATTGAGTTAGAACGAACAACAGATATATTAGCGACACTAGGTGAATTAAAAACCCATCAAACGCTAGTAGGTTTTGCAGCAGAGACGGAACAAATTGAAGAGTATGCAAAAGGCAAATTAGAACGAAAAAATTTAGATATGATCGTTGCAAATAATGTCACCGAAGCAGGAGCTGGATTTAAGGGGGATACAAATCGAGTATCCATCTTTAAGAAAAATGGGGAGGCTGTAGAGCTTCCAATGATGACAAAGCGAGAAGTAGCTGAGAAAATTCTAGACGAAGTCATTCAATATCAAAAAGGAAGTCTTAATAAATGA
- a CDS encoding YicC/YloC family endoribonuclease has protein sequence MITSMTGYGQAVLDNERFKVSVEMRSYNHRFFEVMIRMPRQLLPIEEQLKKAVQKQVNRGKVDVFVNIEGEGLFKKRLDVDWDLFHEYIHTANEMKKQANVTGQPTVDGLLLHEKIVSVHEQEQMDEGLFTLLVKATEEAALKLVEMRQREGHSLFTDLKTRVELVNQLANELRKYAPNVADHYRSRLQKRVEEFLQGQVEYDEGRLLNEVAFFSDKVNVDEELIRLDSHTLQFLKIMEDGGVVGRKLDFLIQEMNREVNTIGSKANDIHISRHVVELKSEIEKIKEQVQNIE, from the coding sequence ATGATTACAAGTATGACAGGATACGGTCAAGCGGTCTTAGACAATGAACGCTTTAAAGTTTCAGTTGAAATGCGTTCCTATAATCATCGTTTTTTTGAAGTAATGATTCGTATGCCTAGACAGCTTCTCCCTATTGAAGAACAATTAAAAAAAGCGGTCCAAAAACAAGTGAATCGAGGAAAAGTCGATGTTTTTGTTAACATAGAAGGCGAAGGCCTCTTTAAAAAGCGGCTTGACGTAGATTGGGATTTATTTCACGAATACATTCACACGGCGAATGAAATGAAAAAACAAGCAAACGTTACTGGCCAACCAACAGTTGACGGATTACTTTTACATGAAAAGATTGTAAGTGTTCACGAGCAAGAGCAGATGGACGAAGGACTTTTCACTTTGCTAGTTAAAGCGACTGAAGAAGCTGCACTTAAATTAGTAGAAATGCGACAACGTGAAGGTCATTCATTATTTACCGACTTAAAAACCCGAGTAGAACTTGTAAACCAGCTTGCTAACGAGTTGCGTAAGTACGCGCCAAATGTTGCTGATCACTATCGTTCGAGATTGCAAAAGCGAGTAGAAGAATTTTTACAAGGTCAAGTCGAATACGATGAAGGCAGGTTATTAAATGAAGTTGCCTTTTTTTCAGACAAGGTGAATGTTGATGAAGAGTTGATCCGATTAGACTCTCATACCCTCCAGTTTTTAAAAATAATGGAAGATGGTGGGGTTGTCGGTAGGAAGCTTGATTTTCTCATTCAAGAAATGAATCGAGAAGTGAATACGATCGGTTCGAAGGCAAATGACATACATATTAGCCGGCATGTGGTAGAATTAAAGAGTGAGATTGAAAAAATTAAAGAACAAGTGCAAAATATTGAATGA
- the gmk gene encoding guanylate kinase, with product MKKEKGLLVVLSGPAGVGKGTVCSALRQENTDIQYSVSATTRAPREGEVDGVNYFFKSRDEFEEMIKNDDLLEWAEYVGNYYGTPIDYVKKTINEGRDIILEIEVQGALKVKDRLPEGVFIFLMPPSLAELRKRIEGRGTETADVINKRMTVAKEEIDMMKKYDYVVENDEVQLAVDRIKAIVTAEHCKRERLIEKYKQLVEVE from the coding sequence ATGAAAAAGGAAAAAGGGTTGTTAGTTGTTCTCTCAGGTCCTGCTGGTGTAGGAAAAGGAACAGTTTGTTCAGCACTTCGACAAGAGAACACAGACATACAATATTCAGTGTCTGCAACCACTCGTGCTCCACGTGAAGGAGAAGTAGATGGTGTTAATTACTTCTTTAAATCACGAGATGAATTTGAAGAAATGATTAAGAATGATGATTTATTAGAGTGGGCTGAATATGTTGGAAATTACTACGGAACTCCAATTGATTACGTGAAAAAAACGATCAATGAAGGTAGGGACATCATTTTAGAAATTGAAGTTCAAGGTGCTTTAAAAGTGAAAGATCGTCTACCTGAGGGAGTGTTTATCTTTCTAATGCCGCCTAGCTTAGCTGAATTAAGAAAGCGGATTGAAGGGCGTGGGACGGAGACAGCTGACGTAATCAATAAACGAATGACGGTGGCGAAAGAAGAAATCGATATGATGAAGAAATATGATTATGTCGTTGAAAATGATGAAGTTCAGTTAGCTGTTGATCGAATAAAAGCAATTGTAACAGCTGAACATTGTAAACGTGAACGATTAATCGAAAAATATAAACAGTTAGTGGAGGTCGAATAG
- a CDS encoding cation-translocating P-type ATPase yields MKWYEMEVNEVERSTGTDGIQGLSDKEAQKRLKQYGENKLDEGEKPSALLVFLGQFKDFMVLVLLAATLISGLLGEYIDAITIMIIILLNGVLGFVQERKAEKSLTALKELSAPQLIVLRNGEWKKIPSSMAVVGDIVKITSGDRIGADLRLLQVNGLQIEESSLTGESVPVQKSEKVLQGEELELGDQANMAFMGTLVTQGNGIGVIVATGMKTEMGKIAHLLQSTETLVTPLQRKLEQLGKILIGVALLLTALVVLIGVYQGHDVYTMFLAGVSLAVAAIPEGLPAIVTVALALGVQRMIKRKAIVRKLPAVETLGCASVICSDKTGTLTQNKMTVTHLWIGGKTWHVTGTGYEPTGDFLANGEKVNIQSERALQQMLAFGYLCNNAKVNEKPVNEGLLKKKKTEYILDGDPTEGALVVAAMKAGVSSTGLKKQFTILKEFPFESTRKMMTIIVQDKNGKRFAITKGAPDVILANSKNIFVNSREEEMTNRSRTLVEDAITTLASQALRTIAIAYRPLTNADKVDHPLDVEKELTFIGLEGMIDPPRPEVRDSIRECREAGIKTIMITGDHAITARAIAKQLDILPENGKVLDGQTLSRISVQQLEEIVDDVYVFARVSPEHKLKIVKALQARGHIVAMTGDGVNDAPAIKAANIGIAMGITGTDVAKEASSLILSDDNFATIKAAIKEGRNIYENIRKFIRYMLASNVGEILVMLFAMILGLPLPLVAIQILWINLVTDGLPAMALGMDKAEGDVMKRPPRSPDEGVFARGLAWKIISRGFMIGIVTLIAFMVTLNANPDDLTKAQTVAFVTLVMAQLIHVFDCRSEYSVYHRNPFENMYLVIAVISSILLMLAVIYYPPLQTVFHTTFMDARDWLLILGMAAIPTVVLGAGQLFGKR; encoded by the coding sequence ATGAAATGGTATGAGATGGAGGTAAATGAAGTTGAAAGATCAACAGGAACAGACGGAATACAAGGTTTATCAGATAAGGAGGCACAAAAACGACTAAAACAATATGGAGAAAACAAATTGGATGAAGGTGAAAAACCTTCGGCACTATTAGTTTTTTTAGGACAGTTTAAAGATTTTATGGTGCTTGTCTTACTTGCTGCGACACTTATTTCTGGTTTATTAGGTGAATACATCGATGCGATAACCATCATGATTATCATCTTATTAAATGGTGTATTAGGTTTTGTTCAAGAAAGAAAAGCAGAAAAGTCATTAACGGCTTTAAAAGAATTGTCAGCGCCTCAACTCATTGTACTTCGGAACGGTGAATGGAAGAAAATCCCGTCGAGTATGGCAGTTGTAGGTGATATCGTTAAAATTACGAGTGGGGATAGGATTGGCGCTGATTTGCGTCTTTTACAAGTGAATGGTCTTCAAATTGAGGAATCGTCACTGACAGGAGAATCGGTGCCTGTCCAAAAAAGTGAAAAGGTCTTACAAGGAGAAGAACTTGAACTTGGTGATCAAGCGAACATGGCATTCATGGGAACACTTGTTACTCAAGGAAATGGAATTGGTGTCATTGTTGCTACTGGAATGAAAACAGAGATGGGAAAGATTGCCCACTTGCTTCAGTCCACTGAAACATTAGTTACGCCTTTACAAAGAAAACTCGAACAATTAGGAAAAATTCTAATTGGTGTTGCATTACTCCTAACTGCCCTCGTTGTTCTTATTGGTGTGTATCAAGGGCATGATGTTTACACGATGTTCCTCGCGGGTGTATCGTTAGCGGTAGCAGCAATTCCCGAAGGTTTACCTGCCATTGTTACGGTTGCATTAGCACTCGGTGTTCAGCGAATGATTAAGCGAAAAGCGATCGTGCGTAAATTACCAGCGGTTGAAACATTAGGTTGTGCCTCTGTGATTTGTTCTGATAAAACAGGAACGTTAACACAAAATAAAATGACAGTGACTCACCTTTGGATCGGCGGTAAGACGTGGCATGTGACAGGAACAGGTTATGAGCCTACAGGAGATTTCTTAGCTAATGGTGAAAAAGTCAATATTCAAAGTGAACGGGCACTCCAACAAATGTTAGCGTTCGGTTACTTATGTAATAACGCTAAAGTAAATGAGAAACCTGTAAATGAAGGTTTATTAAAAAAGAAGAAAACTGAATATATACTAGACGGCGACCCAACAGAAGGAGCACTCGTTGTCGCAGCAATGAAAGCAGGAGTTTCGTCAACAGGACTTAAAAAACAATTTACTATTTTGAAAGAGTTTCCTTTTGAATCTACACGAAAGATGATGACGATAATTGTTCAAGACAAAAATGGAAAAAGGTTTGCTATAACCAAAGGTGCACCAGATGTTATCCTTGCAAATAGTAAAAATATCTTTGTGAATTCGCGCGAAGAAGAGATGACAAATCGTAGTCGAACGTTAGTTGAAGATGCAATTACAACACTAGCTAGCCAAGCACTACGAACAATAGCGATTGCTTATCGTCCACTGACGAATGCGGATAAAGTAGATCATCCTTTAGATGTAGAAAAGGAATTAACGTTCATCGGTCTTGAAGGAATGATTGATCCACCACGACCAGAAGTGCGAGATTCTATACGTGAATGTCGTGAGGCTGGGATTAAGACAATTATGATTACTGGAGATCATGCGATTACAGCTCGGGCGATAGCAAAACAACTAGATATTCTTCCTGAAAACGGAAAAGTGTTAGACGGGCAAACCTTATCGAGGATTAGTGTTCAACAGCTCGAAGAAATCGTGGACGACGTGTATGTTTTTGCTCGCGTTTCTCCAGAGCATAAATTAAAGATTGTTAAAGCGTTACAAGCGCGAGGACATATTGTTGCAATGACAGGTGATGGTGTTAATGATGCACCCGCCATTAAAGCAGCTAATATTGGTATAGCAATGGGTATTACAGGCACGGATGTTGCAAAAGAAGCTTCATCTCTAATCTTAAGCGACGATAATTTTGCAACGATAAAAGCTGCAATAAAAGAAGGGCGGAATATATACGAAAATATTCGTAAATTTATCCGTTACATGCTCGCTTCCAATGTTGGGGAAATTCTCGTTATGTTATTTGCGATGATCTTAGGGTTACCTTTACCTCTCGTTGCGATTCAAATTTTATGGATTAACCTCGTGACAGATGGTTTACCTGCAATGGCGTTAGGGATGGATAAAGCAGAAGGCGACGTGATGAAACGACCACCTCGAAGTCCTGATGAAGGCGTTTTTGCTAGAGGACTAGCATGGAAAATAATAAGTCGTGGGTTTATGATTGGGATCGTAACACTTATTGCGTTCATGGTAACATTGAATGCGAACCCAGATGATTTAACTAAGGCTCAAACAGTAGCGTTTGTTACACTCGTTATGGCACAGCTTATTCATGTTTTTGATTGTCGTAGTGAATATTCTGTATATCATCGAAATCCTTTTGAAAATATGTATCTCGTTATTGCGGTAATCTCGTCCATTTTACTCATGCTTGCCGTCATTTACTATCCACCACTCCAAACAGTTTTCCATACGACGTTCATGGATGCTCGTGACTGGCTTCTTATTCTCGGTATGGCTGCCATTCCGACTGTAGTACTTGGGGCAGGTCAATTGTTTGGTAAGCGCTAA
- the priA gene encoding primosomal protein N', translated as MIARVVVDVPSGQTDRLFDYKIPAEWSHILEKGMRVVVPFGPRSIQGFVVEIIETSTVDKLKEIKDILDVTPVLTEELLKLGDWLTEQTLSYKISAYQVMLPAALKTKVEKKLVCLKPQHLPFLLQPFFEKQSIMSWNEIVETNPSLLKTIKEAVKEGLLEVEYSVKDKGKKQTHRMIECLFSKEQLVSLIDTLPQRAEKQIAIVHYFMNNVGKVPLIRLIELTDSSRSSVKALVDKGILIEKDEEFYRDPFLNEQFEQTKPLPLTEQQQQVTIPILTSIEENVHHTFLLHGVTGSGKTEIYLQVIERALSKGQEAIVLVPEISLTPQMVERFKGRFGSQVAVLHSGLSLGEKYDEWRKIHRKEVRVAVGARSAIFAPFENLGVIIIDEEHEGSYKQEEMPRYHARDVAIFRGQFYHCPVILGSATPSLETFARAKVGRYELLTLGVRVNKGPLPTVDVVDMREELRAGNRSMFSIALFEKMQDRLNKKEQMVLLLNRRGFSTFVMCRDCGFVATCEHCDISFTYHKSNHSLKCHYCGHEERMISTCPSCASEHVRFFGTGTQRVEEELGKVLPEARVIRMDVDTTRRKGAHQKLLKDFGNGKADILLGTQMIAKGLDFPNITLVGVLTADTMLHLPDFRSSERTFQLLTQVSGRAGRHKLPGEVIVQTYTPEHYSIELVKEHDYVSFFQREMFIRKNSGYPPYFHIALINVSHQELPKVIHVTEKITHFIKEQLSNEANVLGPVASPVARIKDRYRYQCMIKYKNEPALGKILREIQQHYSREVSQGELLISIDMNPQMFM; from the coding sequence ATGATTGCTAGAGTTGTTGTCGATGTTCCAAGTGGACAAACTGATCGCCTTTTTGATTATAAAATACCAGCAGAGTGGTCACACATTTTAGAAAAAGGGATGCGTGTTGTTGTTCCATTTGGTCCAAGATCTATACAAGGTTTTGTTGTTGAGATTATAGAAACCTCAACTGTCGATAAATTGAAAGAAATTAAAGATATATTAGATGTTACACCTGTATTAACAGAAGAGTTATTGAAACTAGGTGATTGGCTAACAGAACAAACTTTATCTTATAAAATTTCAGCCTATCAAGTAATGCTACCAGCAGCATTGAAAACAAAAGTAGAAAAAAAACTAGTTTGTCTTAAACCGCAGCACTTACCTTTTTTGCTACAACCTTTTTTTGAGAAACAATCAATAATGAGCTGGAATGAGATTGTTGAAACGAACCCAAGCTTATTAAAAACAATTAAGGAAGCAGTTAAAGAAGGATTACTTGAAGTTGAATATTCCGTAAAAGATAAAGGTAAAAAACAAACGCATCGAATGATTGAGTGTCTATTTTCAAAAGAGCAACTAGTAAGTCTTATTGACACTCTCCCACAGAGGGCAGAAAAACAAATAGCGATTGTCCACTATTTTATGAATAATGTAGGTAAAGTGCCGTTAATTAGATTAATTGAACTTACCGATAGTAGTCGGTCATCCGTAAAAGCCCTTGTTGATAAAGGCATCCTCATTGAAAAAGATGAAGAGTTTTATAGAGATCCATTTTTGAATGAGCAGTTTGAACAAACAAAACCATTACCTTTAACTGAACAACAACAACAAGTAACAATACCTATTCTTACTTCGATTGAAGAAAACGTACACCATACTTTTTTATTACATGGCGTGACAGGAAGTGGAAAAACGGAAATTTACTTACAGGTGATTGAACGAGCATTATCTAAGGGACAAGAAGCGATCGTTCTCGTACCAGAAATCTCGTTAACCCCACAAATGGTTGAACGGTTTAAAGGGCGATTCGGTTCACAAGTAGCTGTTCTTCACAGTGGTCTGTCGCTTGGTGAAAAATATGATGAATGGCGAAAAATTCATCGCAAAGAAGTAAGAGTTGCGGTAGGTGCGAGATCAGCGATTTTTGCTCCTTTTGAAAATTTAGGGGTCATCATCATTGATGAAGAACATGAAGGAAGTTATAAACAAGAGGAGATGCCCAGATATCATGCAAGGGATGTAGCCATTTTTCGCGGTCAATTTTATCATTGTCCCGTTATATTAGGAAGTGCGACTCCTTCATTAGAAACATTTGCCAGGGCCAAAGTGGGTAGATATGAGTTACTTACATTAGGAGTGCGTGTAAATAAAGGTCCACTTCCGACCGTTGACGTTGTCGATATGCGTGAAGAGTTAAGAGCAGGAAATCGCTCGATGTTTTCAATTGCACTTTTTGAAAAAATGCAAGATCGTTTAAATAAAAAAGAACAAATGGTCTTATTATTAAATCGTCGTGGATTTTCGACTTTTGTAATGTGTCGTGATTGCGGATTTGTTGCAACTTGTGAACATTGTGACATTTCCTTTACCTATCATAAATCAAACCATTCTCTTAAATGTCATTATTGTGGACATGAAGAACGGATGATATCGACTTGTCCGTCGTGTGCAAGTGAGCATGTCCGCTTTTTTGGAACGGGGACGCAACGAGTAGAAGAAGAGTTAGGGAAAGTCTTACCTGAAGCCCGTGTAATTCGAATGGATGTTGACACGACAAGAAGAAAAGGTGCTCACCAAAAATTGTTAAAAGACTTTGGTAATGGAAAAGCTGATATTTTATTAGGCACTCAAATGATCGCGAAAGGTCTTGATTTCCCGAACATTACACTTGTCGGGGTCCTCACAGCGGATACAATGTTACATCTACCAGACTTTCGTTCTTCAGAAAGAACTTTTCAACTGTTAACCCAAGTGAGTGGTAGAGCGGGTCGTCATAAACTTCCTGGAGAAGTTATCGTTCAAACATATACACCGGAACATTATAGTATTGAACTTGTCAAAGAGCACGATTATGTGAGCTTTTTTCAACGGGAGATGTTTATCAGGAAAAATAGTGGGTATCCTCCATATTTTCATATTGCTCTAATCAATGTTTCACACCAGGAACTTCCTAAGGTTATTCATGTGACCGAAAAAATTACTCATTTCATTAAAGAACAACTTTCCAATGAAGCGAATGTCCTAGGGCCTGTCGCTTCACCCGTTGCGCGGATAAAAGATAGATATCGATATCAATGCATGATAAAATACAAAAATGAACCAGCACTTGGTAAAATATTACGTGAAATACAACAGCATTACAGTCGAGAAGTTTCGCAAGGAGAATTGCTAATTTCCATAGATATGAACCCACAGATGTTCATGTAA
- the fmt gene encoding methionyl-tRNA formyltransferase, whose translation MKIVFMGTPDFSVPVLRQLIEDGYDIVGVVTQPDRPKGRKRVLTPPPVKVEAVLHGLTVLQPEKIKEKEELAKVLALEPDLIVTAAFGQILPREILEAPKYCCINVHASLLPQYRGGAPIHQAIIDGQKETGITIMYMVEKLDAGDILTQAVVPIEEEDHVGSLHNTLSAAGAKLLSETIPSLIRGEIKPIEQDDSEVTFARNISREQEKIDWHKPGEEIYNQIRGLHPWPVAFTTFAGQPMKIWWGNKVRVKKAEAPGTVIAVEEDGFIVRTGNEIAIKVTELQPAGKKRMLAQQFLRGAGITTGDRLGDHHENENRT comes from the coding sequence ATGAAAATCGTCTTTATGGGTACACCCGATTTTTCCGTCCCTGTATTACGTCAGCTCATTGAGGATGGATATGATATTGTCGGTGTTGTTACACAACCCGATCGACCAAAAGGAAGAAAAAGAGTATTAACTCCACCTCCTGTGAAAGTGGAAGCCGTTTTGCATGGTTTAACTGTCCTGCAACCGGAAAAAATAAAAGAAAAAGAAGAATTAGCAAAAGTACTTGCACTCGAGCCAGATTTAATTGTGACTGCGGCATTTGGTCAAATTTTACCGCGAGAAATTTTAGAAGCTCCAAAGTACTGTTGTATTAATGTCCACGCCTCTTTATTACCTCAATATCGTGGAGGTGCACCAATTCATCAAGCAATCATTGATGGACAAAAAGAAACAGGAATTACGATTATGTATATGGTAGAAAAGTTAGACGCGGGTGACATTTTAACACAAGCTGTCGTTCCAATCGAAGAAGAAGACCACGTCGGTTCTTTACATAATACGCTAAGTGCAGCAGGAGCGAAATTATTATCTGAAACGATTCCATCTCTAATTCGTGGTGAAATAAAGCCCATTGAACAAGACGACTCGGAAGTAACATTTGCAAGAAACATCTCACGAGAACAGGAGAAAATCGATTGGCATAAACCAGGTGAAGAAATCTATAATCAAATTCGCGGACTTCACCCATGGCCTGTTGCTTTTACCACATTTGCTGGACAGCCTATGAAAATTTGGTGGGGGAATAAAGTACGAGTGAAAAAGGCGGAAGCACCTGGTACAGTAATAGCAGTCGAAGAGGACGGGTTTATTGTTCGAACAGGTAACGAGATCGCGATTAAGGTGACCGAACTTCAACCCGCTGGAAAAAAACGAATGTTAGCGCAACAGTTTTTACGAGGCGCTGGTATTACAACAGGAGATAGATTAGGAGATCATCATGAAAATGAAAACCGTACGTGA